In Pajaroellobacter abortibovis, the following are encoded in one genomic region:
- the rpsG gene encoding 30S ribosomal protein S7 — MSRRREVSKRLIVSDPKYNDKLVSKLINILMKSGKKSTAECILYKAFTYIKERFEEDPMETFRKALDNTKPKLEVKGKRVGGATYQVPVEVRPERRVALAMRWIVQYSRERGEKTMYERLAGELRDAVNGRGNAVKKKEDTHKMAEANKPYAHYRC; from the coding sequence ATGTCGCGTCGTCGTGAAGTTTCAAAGCGTCTTATTGTCTCGGATCCAAAATACAACGATAAGCTTGTATCTAAGCTTATCAATATATTGATGAAAAGCGGTAAAAAGTCAACCGCTGAATGTATTTTGTACAAGGCCTTCACTTATATCAAGGAGCGATTTGAGGAAGATCCCATGGAGACTTTTCGTAAAGCTCTTGATAACACCAAGCCTAAATTGGAAGTGAAGGGTAAACGGGTTGGTGGAGCAACCTATCAAGTTCCAGTTGAGGTGCGTCCTGAGAGGCGCGTGGCTCTTGCTATGCGTTGGATTGTACAGTATTCGCGTGAGCGAGGAGAGAAGACGATGTATGAGCGACTGGCTGGTGAGTTAAGGGATGCCGTGAACGGTCGCGGGAATGCAGTGAAGAAGAAAGAAGATACCCATAAGATGGCAGAAGCTAATAAGCCGTATGCTCACTATCGCTGCTGA
- the fusA gene encoding elongation factor G, with protein sequence MAREYSLDRTRNIGIMAHIDAGKTTATERILYYAGVNYKIGEVHEGAATMDYMVQEQERGITIQSAATNLFWQPAQGPHAGVRHRVNVIDTPGHVDFTIEVERSLRVLDGAVAVFDGGNGVEPQSETVWRQADKYKVPRIAFVNKMDKVGADFQMCVDSIKQRLGANPVPIQWPLGEEDQHKGIIDLVQMKAAVFDGESRGQKYEWIAIPEDLRATCQHWRDRLIESCADVDEQIMQEYLDGNLEVITPADLYRALRAGTLSFKMVPVLCGSAFKNKGIQMLLDAVVNFLPSPLDIPPVQGEHPDRPNDPPIFRKADDQEPFSALAFKIVNDPHGNLTFFRVYSGKIASGTMVLNSTRGKRERIGRILRIHANKREDIVEADAGNIYAVVGLKDARTGDTLCDEKHPIILEKIVFPEPVISIAIEPKTKGDIEKLAIALQKLAQEDPSFRTHTDEESGQTIISGMGELHLDIIVDRLKREFKVESNVGKPEVAYRETITKKVACEYKYAKQSGGRGQYGHVLMEIEPAERGAGFLFVNDIVGGVIPKEYIPSIEKGVRDAMARGVLVGFPLVDVQCRLYDGTYHEVDSSAQAFEIAASICFQDGAKRAGLTLLEPIMKNEVVVPEQYMGDVIGDLSSRRGRILGMTQRGNAQVIKAEIPLATMFGYVTDLRSMTQGRATSSLQFAHYLPVPSTVQTEIVARIKGT encoded by the coding sequence GTGGCTCGTGAATATTCGCTCGATAGAACGCGCAATATCGGCATCATGGCTCATATTGATGCAGGAAAGACTACAGCTACTGAGCGTATTTTGTACTACGCGGGTGTTAACTATAAGATAGGCGAAGTGCACGAGGGCGCTGCTACCATGGACTACATGGTCCAAGAGCAGGAGCGCGGTATCACTATCCAATCGGCTGCGACCAACCTTTTCTGGCAACCTGCTCAAGGTCCCCATGCGGGAGTCCGTCATCGCGTTAATGTGATCGACACGCCTGGCCACGTCGATTTTACGATCGAAGTGGAGCGTTCCTTGCGTGTTTTGGACGGTGCTGTTGCTGTGTTTGATGGGGGGAACGGAGTTGAGCCTCAATCAGAGACAGTGTGGCGTCAAGCGGATAAATATAAGGTTCCCCGTATTGCCTTCGTCAATAAGATGGATAAGGTGGGGGCTGATTTTCAGATGTGCGTTGATTCGATTAAGCAGAGGCTTGGAGCTAATCCGGTTCCTATTCAATGGCCTTTGGGTGAAGAAGACCAACATAAAGGTATTATCGACCTGGTACAGATGAAGGCTGCAGTCTTTGATGGGGAGTCTCGCGGTCAGAAGTACGAGTGGATCGCAATTCCAGAGGATCTTCGGGCAACCTGTCAGCACTGGAGAGATAGGCTGATCGAATCGTGTGCGGATGTCGATGAGCAGATCATGCAGGAATATCTTGATGGCAATCTGGAGGTTATCACGCCAGCAGATCTGTATCGCGCTCTGAGAGCAGGGACTTTGTCTTTCAAGATGGTTCCTGTTTTGTGTGGTTCTGCGTTTAAAAACAAAGGCATCCAAATGCTTTTGGATGCAGTTGTGAATTTTCTCCCTTCTCCTCTTGATATCCCTCCTGTGCAAGGGGAGCATCCAGATCGGCCCAACGATCCTCCCATTTTCAGAAAAGCGGATGATCAGGAACCGTTTTCTGCACTCGCTTTCAAAATTGTCAATGATCCTCATGGTAACTTAACTTTTTTCCGTGTCTATTCCGGCAAGATCGCAAGCGGGACGATGGTGCTCAACTCAACCCGCGGTAAGCGGGAGCGAATCGGTCGTATCCTTCGCATTCATGCAAATAAGCGAGAGGATATCGTAGAGGCGGATGCAGGGAATATTTATGCGGTCGTTGGGCTGAAAGATGCTCGAACGGGTGATACCCTGTGCGATGAGAAGCATCCGATTATTCTTGAAAAAATAGTTTTCCCTGAGCCTGTTATTTCGATTGCTATTGAACCGAAAACCAAAGGTGATATTGAAAAGTTAGCGATTGCTTTGCAGAAGCTTGCACAAGAAGATCCTTCTTTTAGGACGCATACGGATGAAGAGAGCGGTCAGACTATTATTAGCGGAATGGGTGAACTCCATCTCGACATTATCGTCGACCGACTTAAGAGGGAATTTAAAGTCGAATCAAATGTGGGGAAGCCTGAAGTGGCCTACCGAGAGACGATCACCAAGAAGGTGGCTTGCGAATATAAGTATGCCAAACAATCGGGGGGACGTGGTCAGTATGGGCATGTACTGATGGAAATTGAGCCTGCTGAGCGTGGTGCTGGATTTCTGTTCGTTAATGATATTGTGGGGGGAGTAATCCCGAAGGAATATATTCCTTCTATTGAAAAAGGGGTTCGGGATGCGATGGCACGGGGGGTGCTGGTTGGTTTTCCTCTCGTGGACGTTCAGTGCCGCCTCTATGATGGGACCTACCATGAGGTCGATTCAAGTGCCCAGGCGTTTGAAATTGCTGCCTCTATTTGTTTTCAGGATGGAGCGAAACGAGCTGGTCTTACTCTGCTCGAGCCCATCATGAAGAATGAAGTGGTTGTCCCCGAACAGTACATGGGGGATGTGATCGGGGATCTGAGCTCAAGACGTGGTCGTATTCTTGGGATGACCCAGCGCGGAAATGCCCAAGTGATTAAAGCGGAAATTCCACTTGCGACGATGTTTGGATACGTTACTGACCTGCGATCGATGACTCAGGGAAGAGCAACCTCTTCCCTTCAATTTGCTCACTACCTTCCTGTTCCCTCTACAGTGCAAACAGAGATTGTTGCCCGTATCAAAGGGACCTAG
- the rpsL gene encoding 30S ribosomal protein S12, producing the protein MPTINQLILHGRSIVRTKTSSPALKLCPQKRGVCVRVYTTTPKKPNSALRKVCRVRLTNGMEVTSYIPGEGHNLQEHSVVLIRGGRVKDLPGVRYHVVRGALDASGAIGPSSTNKSNRAHKRSKYGVKKPKG; encoded by the coding sequence ATGCCAACAATTAATCAATTAATCCTCCATGGAAGATCCATTGTACGAACAAAGACATCCTCTCCTGCTTTGAAGCTATGTCCTCAGAAGCGAGGAGTATGCGTTCGTGTTTATACAACAACTCCAAAAAAACCGAATTCAGCTTTGCGCAAGGTATGCCGCGTTAGGCTTACCAATGGTATGGAAGTGACCTCCTATATTCCTGGGGAAGGGCATAACCTACAGGAACACTCCGTAGTCCTCATCCGCGGTGGTCGTGTGAAAGACTTGCCTGGAGTTCGTTATCACGTGGTTCGCGGCGCGCTCGATGCTTCAGGAGCGATCGGTCCCTCCTCTACTAATAAGTCGAATCGCGCACACAAACGATCAAAATATGGCGTCAAGAAGCCAAAGGGATAA
- the rpsJ gene encoding 30S ribosomal protein S10, which translates to MSTTTKIRIGLQAFEHQLLDKSVADIAETAKRTGASVAGPIPLPTKICRYTVLRGPHTDKKAREQFESRVHRRLLDILDPTQQTLDALMKLDLSPGIDVEIKS; encoded by the coding sequence ATGTCAACTACGACGAAAATAAGGATAGGTCTTCAAGCCTTCGAGCATCAGCTGCTCGATAAATCAGTGGCTGATATTGCTGAGACGGCAAAGCGGACAGGGGCTTCTGTGGCTGGTCCTATTCCCCTACCCACAAAAATTTGCCGCTATACCGTGCTTCGAGGACCTCATACTGATAAAAAAGCTCGTGAGCAATTTGAAAGCCGAGTACATAGAAGATTGCTTGATATTTTAGACCCAACTCAACAAACGCTCGATGCGCTTATGAAACTAGACTTAAGTCCTGGCATCGATGTTGAAATTAAGTCGTAG